The Synechococcus sp. HK05 genomic interval GCCACAGGGCGGCCCTGATCGCCGTCCTGCTGGTAGCGGGGTTTGGCATCACCGATGGTGAGCAGCGCTTCTTTGTTCTTCCACCAGATCCAGTCGCGGATCGGTGGGGTGCGGGTCAGTTCGGCGCGGGTGAGGCCAAGACCGAGCTTGCGGGAGGCATCCAGCAGCACCTCCACCATCTGATCGCCATTGCTGCAGTTGGCCAGGGCTTCATTGGTGCGTTTGGCGCCATCGAGCGCTTTCACCAGGATCGAAACCCGTTGCCCCACCGAGAGCGTGCGCGGATCAACGGGCTGGCTATCCATCGGCGCTGGTGTGGTTGCGCGCAGGTTAACGGCGGTGCAGGGATGACAGATCCACCACCAACGAGCAAGACTGGATCCAACGCGCCGTCGGTATGACGTCCCCCCAGCGCCGCCCCCATCACTGGGTGATCGGTGACGTTCATGGCTGCGCCGATGCGCTGGAGCAGTTGCTCTTGAAGCTTCCTGCGGGAGATCGGCTGATCTTCTGCGGTGATGCGATCAACCGCGGCCCGGGCATCGCCGCCAGCATGGAGCGCATCTGGAGCCTGGTGGAATCAGGCCGTGCCGTGTGGCTGCGGGGCAACCACGAACAAGACCTGATCAACGGTCTGCAGAGCGGCAACTGGCAGGCCGAGCGCCGCCTCGCCGGCTGCGACACCTACCGCCAGCTGGGCGATAGCCGCTGCCGCCAATGGCTCGAGCGGCTGCAGCACCTGCCTCTGGCCTATTGGGGCGAAGGCTGGGTGGCCACCCATGCCGGCTTTGATCCGAGCACCTGGCAGCCCGACCTGCGGGTGCGTCTCGATTTCTGGCAGAACTACGACGGCCGCTTCGGTGATGTGGTGATCGGCCACACCCCCGGCCCCCATGTGCGCCGGCTGCACCACATCGTGATGGTCGACACCGGCGCCTGCTACGGCGGCGACCTCAGCGCCTACTGCCCTGAAACCCAGGCTGTGCTCTCGGTGCCCGGCCTGCGGGCCGAACAGGCCAGCCCCCTGCCGGGCTTCCGCGCCCGCTCCCCCGAGCCGGCCGCCGCCCTGGGCTGAGCCTTGCTCACGCTCTACCGCAGCAATCGCGCTGAACTGCTGGCCCAGGTGTTGGCCGCCCAGCTGCAGCTCGAGCCGCCCGGCCCGCTCGAGCAGGTGCAGGTGGTGGTGAACACCTGGCCCACCAGCCGCTGGCTGGGGGAGCAGATCGCCACGGGCCTCAGCGCCGGTATCGCCGCCAACCTGCGCTTCCCCTTTCCCACCAGCCAGCTGCGCCAACTGGTGGATCACTGGCTCGGCGGCACCCCCGCCACAGGCCCCGATCCCTGGCGCGCCCAAAACCTGGTGTGGCCCCTGCTCGAGCTGTTGCCAGAGCTGCTGGAGCACCCAGAAGCAGCCCCCCTGCAGCGCTGGCTGCAGCAGCGCCAAGGCCACAGCCAACTGCGCCAGCTGGATCGCCCCCTCTGGCAGCTGGCCCGCGCCATCGCCGATGCCATCGACGACTACGGCCTCTACCGCCCCGCCATGCTCGAGGCCTGGCTGCAGGGCCAGGCAGTGGATGGCCGCGGCCAAGCGCTGGGGCCGGCGCTGCTCTGGCAGCCGCTGTTGGTGCAGCGCCTGGCGGCAGCCCTGCCCGGGGAAGCCTTCGGCCTGCGGGCCCTGGCCCTGATCCGCCGGCTGCAGCAGGGCTGGCGGCCTGAATCCACCAGCCCCCAACCCCTGCGCCTGTTTGGCCTGAGCAGCCTGGCGCCGGTGCAGGTGGAGCTGCTCCAGGCGATCTCGGCCTGCCAGGCGGTGGAGCTCTACCTGCTCACCCCTTGCCGCGACCTGTGGCAGCGGCGCGACGCCGCCGGCAGCCGTGATCCGCTCAGCAGTGATTGGCTTCTGGAGGTGCCGGGCCTGGAGGCACGCTTCGGGCGGCTCGGGGCGGAATTTCAACAGCTGCTCGAAGGGAGCGGCGAGAACCAGCTGGGCCCATGGCGCGAAGGGGATCTGTTTTTTGCACCGGCGGCGGTGGCGATCGACCAGGGCCGCCCCCCCACGCTGCTGGAGCAACTGCAGGAACGGCTGGCCAGCGGCAGTGCCGATGGGGAAGCCGGCGCCACGCTCCAGGCCCACCCCGGCGACAGCTCCCTGGAGTTCCACGCCTGCCCGGGCCGGTTGCGCCAGCTGCAGGTGCTGCGCGATCGGTTGTTGCAGCTGCTGGCCGCCGATCCCAGCCTCGAACCACGCGACATCCTGGTGATGACCCCCCAGGTGGAGGCCTTCGCGCCGCTGGTGGGCGCCGTGTTCGGCGACAGCGGCGCTACCGGCGTGCCCCTGCCCTGGCGCCTCACCGACCGCAGCCAACAAAGCGAGGCGGGCATCAGCCAGGGCTTGCTCGAGTTGCTGCAACTCGGCGGGGAACGCTTCACCGCCTCGGCCCTGGAGCGCTTGCTCGCCTGCACGCCGCTGCTCAGGGCCCAGGGGCTTGAGGGGGATGACGCCGCGGCCATCAGCCGGGTGCTGCAGGAGGCCGGCTTCCGCTGGGGGCTCGACGCCCGCGATCGCGGTGGCGATGGCACCCACAGCCTCGAATGGGCCCTCGATCGCCTGGTGCTCGGCCTGGTGCTGCCCCAGCGGCCCGGCCTGGCCCCAGGCGCGTGCGCCCCTCTGGCGATGGAGGGCAGCCTCGAGCAACAGGAGCGCTGGATCGGCCTGCTGCGCGCCCTACTGGAGCAACTGCGCTGGCTGGCCACACCGCGCACACCGACGCAGTGGATCGAGGGGCTGCGGCCGCTGCTGCACACCCTGTTTGGCGATGGCGGCGAGCGGGCCTGGGAGCTGCAGAGCCTCCACGCGGTGCTGGCCGATTGGAAGACGGTGGCCAGCACCAGCGCCCTGGAGCTGGCGGCGCCGGTGGTGGCAGAGCTGCTCGGCGAACGGCTGAGCGAGGGCAGCGGCCGCTTCGGCCACCGCTCTGGCGCCCTCACCATCAGCGCCCTGGAGCCGATGCGCGCCATTCCCCACAAGGTGGTGGTGCTGATGGGCCTCGATGCCGGCGCCTTCCCCCGCCAGCGCCAGCGCCCCGGCTTCCACCTGCTCGAGCAACAGCGCCAGCTGGGCGACCCCAACAGCGGCGATCAAGACCGCTACGTGCTGCTCGAGAGCCTGCTCTCGGCGCGGCAGCACCTGGTGGTGAGCTGGAGCAACCGCGATGAACGCACCGGCGAAGCCCTGGAGGCCTCCACCCCGGTGCGGCAATGGCTGGAGTGGCTCAGCCGCGAGCTGCCGCAGCTGCCCCTGCGGGTGCACTGCGCCAACCCCCTGGAGCGCGCCAATTTCCTGGCGGCCGAACCCTGGCCGCCCGCCAGCTGCGACCGCCGCCTGCTGCAGGCCCGCCAACAGCTCGAGCAGGGCCGCACCGCAGCGCCCCAGCGGGGGCTGGCCTTCAGCGCCATGCCGCCGCCAGCGGCAGAGCCCCCCGCCACCGCCGAGCAGGCCTGGAGCGATCTGCGCGCCTGGGTGGAGCAGCCGCAACGCCGCTGGCTCGAGGGGCTGGGCCTGCGGCCCCGGGAGTTCGATCACCCCGTGCTCGATCGCGATGCCCTCGAACTGGGCGAACGGGAGCGGGCGGCGCTGCTGCGCCAACAGCTCGATCCCCTGCCTGAGGAGCTGCCCGACTGGCCGCACTTGGAGCGGGGCACGGGCCTGCTGCCCCCCCAGGCCGCCGGTGCCCTGGAGGTGGAGCAGCTGGAGCAGCGCTGGCTGGCCTTGCGCAGCTGCTTGGAGGGGCTCGGCGAGGCGCAGCAGCGCCCGGCCCATTGGCAGGGGCTCACGGGCGCGCTCACCTGGCGCGGCCGCCAGCTGGTGTTGGTGCATAGCGCTAAGCCGCGCACCCCGCAGCGCCTGGTGCTCTGGCTGGAGCTGCTGCTCGCCTGTGCAGCCGGCCAAGCCCCGAGCGGCGCCGCCCTGGTGGGCCGTGATGGCCACCGCTTCCGGGTGCTGGAGCGCCTCGAAGCCCTGCCTGCGGCGGAGGCAGCGCAGGAGCTCGAGCAACTGCGCCAGTGGCACCACACCCACCGCGAGCGCTGCTGGCCCCTTCCCCCCGACACCGGCTGGGCCTACGCCGCGGCCAGCGAGCAGCGCCGCTGGAGCGCAGCCCTGGGGGCCTGGGAAGGCAACGCCCTGCTGCGGGGTGAGCGGCAGGATCCGGTGCAGGCGGTGTGTTTCGGCGCCGATCTCCCCCTGGAGCAGCTGCTCACCCCCGAGCTTCAGGCCCTGGCGATGCAGCTGCATGGGCCCCTGTTGCAACGGCGCCAGGAGGAGAAGAAGCGATGAGCCTCCGCCGCTTCGATGCCAATGCCATGCCCCTGGGGGCGGGCATCCGCCTGCTGGAGGCCAGTGCGGGCACGGGCAAAACCTTCGCCCTGGCCCACCTGGTGTTGCGCCTGCTCAGTGAGGGCAGCGCGCCGCTGGCGGTGGAGCAACTGCTGGTGGTCACCTTCACCGATGCGGCGGCGGCGGAACTGCGCGATCGCATCGCCCGCCGCCTGCAGGAAGCCCTGCAATTGCTGGAGCCCGGCAGCACTGCTACCCCGGGCGATGGGCCGCTGGCGGCCTGGCTTGAGGCCCTCGGCCCCACTCCACCAGCGCTGCTGCGTGGTCGCCTGCTCCTGGCCCTCGAGCAGCTCGATCGCGCCGATATCACCACCATCCACGGCTTCTGCCGCCGCACGCTGCAGCGCCAAGCCCTCGAAGCCGGCCTGGGGCCCGCGGTGAGCCTCGAGAGCGAAGGCCGCGAACGCCGCGCCGAGCTGGTGCACGACTACTGGAGCCGCCAGGTGCTGCCCCTGCCGCCAGGGTTGTTGGCGGGCCTGCGCCAGAAGCAGGTGAGCCCCGAGCAGCTCACAGGGCTGCTGGGCAGCCTCGATGGCGATCCAGCCCTGGAGCTCGATCCGCTGCCGCCGCCCCTGGCGGCCGATGCCCCGCTGGCCCCCCAGCTGGAGGCCCTCTGGCCGCAGCGCTGGCAGCGCTTCCAGGAGGAGTGGCACGCGCGCAGTGAGCTGCTGGAAACGGATCTGGCCGCCGCGGCCAGCGAGCTCAACAGCCTGGGGCTGCCCTACAAACCCTTCCGGCTCAAGGCCAAACCCGACAAGCTCCAGCGGGTGCAGGCCTGGCTCGATGGCCTGCCAGGCACCCCGAGCTATCAGGAGGTGCTCAGCCAGAGCGATCTGCTCGGCTACTTCCACCCCGGCAGCTTCTGCAAGGTGGCGGCGGTGGCCCATGGCGAGGGGGTGTCGCTGCCGCAGCGGCCATTGCTCGAGGCGATCGCCGCGCTGGTGGATGGGCCGGCGGAGCTGGCGCTGCTGCACTTCGCCCATTGGGGCCGCGCCGAACTGCAGCGCCGGCGGGAGCGCAGCGGCCAGATGGGGTTCGGCCAGCTGCTCGAAGCCCTCGATCCGGGGCCCGAGGCCAACGCCGATTCGCCGTTGCTGGAGGCCGTAGCCCAGCGCTACCGCGCCGCCTTGATCGATGAATTCCAAGACACCGATCCGATCCAGTGGCGGATCCTGCAGCGCGCCTTCACCGGGCCCAGCTCCCGCCACCTGCTGGTGATGGTGGGCGATCCCAAGCAGGCGATCTACCGCTTCCGCGGCGGCGAACTGGCCACCTACCGCCAGGCCGCCGCCAGCGCGGGCGAGCGCTACGGCCTGATCGAAAATCGCCGCTCCAGCGCCGCCCTGGTGGAGAGGCTGAATGCGCTCATGCGGCCAGGGTTGGTGCGCTCCAACCTCGAGGTGCCCGCAGTGGAGGCCCAGGCCAACAAAGGCGAGCTGCTCCTCAGTCCGGAGGAAGCGCCGCTGCAGCTGTTGCCGGTGGAGCCATCCCAGCTCGAGAGCCGCGTCGCGGCCCTGTGCCAGGCCGTGCTCGAGCGGCGGCTGATCTTGCGCCAGGGCACCAGTGAACGGGTGTTGGCGCCCGGTGATCTCTGCCTGCTGGTGGGGCGCCACAGCCAGGCCGAAAGCCTGCGGGCCGCGTTGGAGCAGCGGCAACTGCCCAGCCGGCTGGTGAGCCGCGGCGACGTGTTTGAAACCGTGGGGGCCACGGCACTGCAGCGCCTGCTCGATGCCCTCGCCAGCCCCGGCGACCCCGGCCGCCAACGCCTGCTGGCGGCCTCGCCACTCCTGGGCTGGTCGGCCGAGGAGCTGCAGAGCCGCCCGCCGGAGCACTGGGATCAGCTGGCGGCGGATCTGAGCCAATGGGCGCAGCAGCTGCCGCGGCTCGGCCTCACCGGTGTGCTCGCTGAGCTGCTCGCCGCCGACGGCCTGGCGCAGCTGTCGCTGCGGGGCCGAGCGCTCGCGGATCTGCAGCAGGCGGCTGAATTGGTGCAGGAGCAGATGCACAGCCAGGGGCTGGGGGCGGTGGCGGCGGCCGATTGGCTGCGCAACCTGCGCCTGCAGGAGGAGCGCGATTCCCCCGATGCCCATCTCTGCCGCAGCGATGCCGCCCAATCCGCCATCGCCGTGGTGACCGTGCACCGCAGCAAAGGGCTCGAATACCCGGTGGTGATCTGCCCCTATCTCTGGAAGGCCCCAGCGCCGGCGAAGGCCGGTGGCCAACGGCTCGGGCGGCGCTGGCTACCGCCCGATGGCCCAGCGCCGCGGCTGGATCTCCACCTCAATCCCTATTGGGGGCCCGGCCGCGCCGCCGCCCGCCAAGACCACCAGGACCAGTTGCAGGAGGCGGAACGGCTCGCCTACGTGGCCTGCACCCGCGCCCAACACCTGCTGGTGCTCGCCTGGCCCGGCGCCGATCACGCCGAAGCCGGCAACCCGCTCAGCCCCTGGCTGGAGCAACCGGAGCCG includes:
- a CDS encoding metallophosphoesterase, whose protein sequence is MTSPQRRPHHWVIGDVHGCADALEQLLLKLPAGDRLIFCGDAINRGPGIAASMERIWSLVESGRAVWLRGNHEQDLINGLQSGNWQAERRLAGCDTYRQLGDSRCRQWLERLQHLPLAYWGEGWVATHAGFDPSTWQPDLRVRLDFWQNYDGRFGDVVIGHTPGPHVRRLHHIVMVDTGACYGGDLSAYCPETQAVLSVPGLRAEQASPLPGFRARSPEPAAALG
- a CDS encoding exodeoxyribonuclease V subunit gamma — protein: MLTLYRSNRAELLAQVLAAQLQLEPPGPLEQVQVVVNTWPTSRWLGEQIATGLSAGIAANLRFPFPTSQLRQLVDHWLGGTPATGPDPWRAQNLVWPLLELLPELLEHPEAAPLQRWLQQRQGHSQLRQLDRPLWQLARAIADAIDDYGLYRPAMLEAWLQGQAVDGRGQALGPALLWQPLLVQRLAAALPGEAFGLRALALIRRLQQGWRPESTSPQPLRLFGLSSLAPVQVELLQAISACQAVELYLLTPCRDLWQRRDAAGSRDPLSSDWLLEVPGLEARFGRLGAEFQQLLEGSGENQLGPWREGDLFFAPAAVAIDQGRPPTLLEQLQERLASGSADGEAGATLQAHPGDSSLEFHACPGRLRQLQVLRDRLLQLLAADPSLEPRDILVMTPQVEAFAPLVGAVFGDSGATGVPLPWRLTDRSQQSEAGISQGLLELLQLGGERFTASALERLLACTPLLRAQGLEGDDAAAISRVLQEAGFRWGLDARDRGGDGTHSLEWALDRLVLGLVLPQRPGLAPGACAPLAMEGSLEQQERWIGLLRALLEQLRWLATPRTPTQWIEGLRPLLHTLFGDGGERAWELQSLHAVLADWKTVASTSALELAAPVVAELLGERLSEGSGRFGHRSGALTISALEPMRAIPHKVVVLMGLDAGAFPRQRQRPGFHLLEQQRQLGDPNSGDQDRYVLLESLLSARQHLVVSWSNRDERTGEALEASTPVRQWLEWLSRELPQLPLRVHCANPLERANFLAAEPWPPASCDRRLLQARQQLEQGRTAAPQRGLAFSAMPPPAAEPPATAEQAWSDLRAWVEQPQRRWLEGLGLRPREFDHPVLDRDALELGERERAALLRQQLDPLPEELPDWPHLERGTGLLPPQAAGALEVEQLEQRWLALRSCLEGLGEAQQRPAHWQGLTGALTWRGRQLVLVHSAKPRTPQRLVLWLELLLACAAGQAPSGAALVGRDGHRFRVLERLEALPAAEAAQELEQLRQWHHTHRERCWPLPPDTGWAYAAASEQRRWSAALGAWEGNALLRGERQDPVQAVCFGADLPLEQLLTPELQALAMQLHGPLLQRRQEEKKR
- a CDS encoding UvrD-helicase domain-containing protein, encoding MSLRRFDANAMPLGAGIRLLEASAGTGKTFALAHLVLRLLSEGSAPLAVEQLLVVTFTDAAAAELRDRIARRLQEALQLLEPGSTATPGDGPLAAWLEALGPTPPALLRGRLLLALEQLDRADITTIHGFCRRTLQRQALEAGLGPAVSLESEGRERRAELVHDYWSRQVLPLPPGLLAGLRQKQVSPEQLTGLLGSLDGDPALELDPLPPPLAADAPLAPQLEALWPQRWQRFQEEWHARSELLETDLAAAASELNSLGLPYKPFRLKAKPDKLQRVQAWLDGLPGTPSYQEVLSQSDLLGYFHPGSFCKVAAVAHGEGVSLPQRPLLEAIAALVDGPAELALLHFAHWGRAELQRRRERSGQMGFGQLLEALDPGPEANADSPLLEAVAQRYRAALIDEFQDTDPIQWRILQRAFTGPSSRHLLVMVGDPKQAIYRFRGGELATYRQAAASAGERYGLIENRRSSAALVERLNALMRPGLVRSNLEVPAVEAQANKGELLLSPEEAPLQLLPVEPSQLESRVAALCQAVLERRLILRQGTSERVLAPGDLCLLVGRHSQAESLRAALEQRQLPSRLVSRGDVFETVGATALQRLLDALASPGDPGRQRLLAASPLLGWSAEELQSRPPEHWDQLAADLSQWAQQLPRLGLTGVLAELLAADGLAQLSLRGRALADLQQAAELVQEQMHSQGLGAVAAADWLRNLRLQEERDSPDAHLCRSDAAQSAIAVVTVHRSKGLEYPVVICPYLWKAPAPAKAGGQRLGRRWLPPDGPAPRLDLHLNPYWGPGRAAARQDHQDQLQEAERLAYVACTRAQHLLVLAWPGADHAEAGNPLSPWLEQPEPADLHPIDPAELPPPERPWQPDPEQGELELGPTPNRSLDSRWGRASYSAWAHAGAALPPQAQDEGRDSDALSPSDDSDGAATPPAASAHWPALGPLAQFPRGAGPGDALHRMLEQLDFGALACNPEASRPLLVQELERAGLEPELIDPLLAGLVQLVQSPLGGALGACRLMDLTSGSWLSELNFDLPLAHDNPAQLVRSSGLAAAFEQHPGGAFGADYGRQLRSLQVASRGFLTGSIDLVFQWQERWWVADWKSNWLGRKGSQRQVLACGPADYSQAAMAELMARSHYPLQAHLYLVALHRYLSWRLPGYDPSAHLGGYAYVFLRGVPGPMADPEAGVPGVVVDTPPLERLIALDALLREGQP